Part of the Pseudomonadota bacterium genome is shown below.
GTTACTGTCGGTATAACCGGTGATGACCAATTCACCACTGACCGGATCCAGAGCGGCCGCAGTGGCGGTCTGTTTGCCGGCCTTGGAGTCCCGGTACTGCCACTCAATGTCTCCACCAGCCGCGAAAACAGCCCCCCCATACCCGAAGGCAAACACCAGCGTCAGCAGGGCCACTTGCAAAGTTGTACCCAGCTGACTCTGGATATCTCGACACCTCAACATGTTGATCATAACGTTATTCCCGCCGGTTTTATTGGATGTCATATTTATCACCATGGCGTCACATTATTCCAGAGCTGTTTGTCCTTCCAGTCAACGCCGGGATTCAGCGGCGCCTGGACATGACAGGCTCCGGCCGCTTCATAGGAAGGGAGGTTCCCAAGAGTGTCGGCGATGGGATAGCCGCGATGCTCCCCATGACCATTGGCGCTGGGGTGTTCCAAATCGGCCAGCCACGGCAGACCGCCGAAAAGACGACCGCCCCGGTGTTTAAAATCAAGACAATTGGTCTGCAAGAGCCGCGGCAGACCAGAGGAGTGCGGCTGATGGCACTTTGAACAGGGATAGGAGTGTTCCGTATTGGCGCCCCAGCCCTTGACCGATTCATGGATCCGGTCGCTCGACCTGAACTCGGTGTTCTTTGCCAAACCGTCTTCCAGATTGGGAGATCCGTCCTTGTTGGAACGGGGATGACAGTTGAGGCAGAGCCCGGCAAACCGGGAATCGTCTTCGGCGATTCGCTCGGTGCCGAAAGTGGTCCGGTCAATGTTCCAGCGGGCATCCTCCGGCTGATACGGGGAGGGGTGAGTGTACCCTTTCCCCCAGGACTGCGGATCGCCGTTGGCATGGGTGGTCACGCTATTGCCATAAGGATCCGGCACGGTGGTATCTTCCTTGAACGGTGAAGTGAGCCAGGTCCCTTTGAGCAGCGGCACCGCGTACTGCTGATTGGCCCCCAGGACCGGGCTGACGCCGTGCGGATCATGACAGGGGGTACAGAGCCCGTCGATACTGCCGTAAACGGTGGTATTCATGGCAGTATCGGTAAACCCGTCAGTCCGCCGGGCATCACTCGGAGCCAGATTATGGGAGGCGTTCATGTGGCCGCCCATGGTTACCCTGCCCTGCCGATATGAAAGGTCAACCGTCGATTCGGCAACCGGCCGTCCAGGAAGGGGCGGCGACTCGGTGATCCCCGGGTAACTCCCGACAAAACGCGGATTGTCCTTATAACCGACAATCGGTTCCGCCGCCCCGTAGGTTGACTTGTAACCCCACGGCGTCCGGTTGCTGCCGGAAGTTGCGTCCCCACTGTTCTGCGTCTCATGGCAATCGAAACACTGCCCGGCGCCGGCGTTATAAAAATTCACGGAGGTCGGGTCCGGATAGGCGGTCGCCTTGTAATTGTTCACATACCCGCCATAACCGGCCTGGGTCTCTTTCAGGTTGGCGCCATGTTTTTCACCATCAAATGAAACGTAGCTGGAGGTGATCCCTTCGACAAACGACCCGTGGGAGCTGTGACAGTCATAGCACTGCACATTATGGCCCTGACCGTCCAGGGACTGATCGTTGGCGCGGGTGTTGACGCCTGTCCCATTCACTCCGGTGGCCGGATCAAAACCGCCGCCGTTGCTCACCGCCTTGCCGTGGGCGGAAAAGGCCTTCTGCAGATTCTTGGCCGCAGCATTTGGGTAACCGGAATATTTGCCCCAGGTTGCGGTCTCGGTCTGACTGTAGCGGGCGTCCACACTCTGCCCGTCCCAGGCGTACTGGCGCGGAGTCTTGCAGTCGCCAAACACTTCCGTGTCGTTGTTCTGGTCGCTGTGACAGCCAAGACAGTGCGGGGTCAGGTTTTCCACCTGCACCCTTTCCTTTTGCAGCTTCACCGCCGGATCAAGATCGTCGGAATTCATATCACTCGCAAGAAAGGTCACCGCAGTTGGTACGCCCGGACCGTCCGGACTGGTACCGTCCAGATCGTAGACTTCCGGTCTGCTGCCCCGTGCAGGATCCGCGTCAACTCCTGAACCGGGCGTATCTTCCTTGTTCCAGATCACCAGATCGACCGCAGCACCTGGCGTACCGTCATGGTCTTTGTAACTATACCCCTCATGATAGGTGAGATTGATCAGACCAAGTTCCGTTGCTTCCCAGTGACAGGTATAGCAGTCTTTATTGGTTATGGTCCCGTCAGCACGCTGGATATGATGCGACTGGGACTCGGTGAGCTGTTTCATGATGTTCAGCCTGCCGTTCAAGACACCGTCATGACATTTCGTGCAGTCCCGCGTCTGCCCGAAGGCGGTGTGACGGGGCACCGGCTTGTTCTGGTGACAGGTATTACAGGTCTCTTCGCCTGCATGACTGTCGGTAAAACGATGTTCATGACAGGTGGTGCATGTCCTGCTGGCGTTGTGGGTATCGCCGCTGGAACGGTTATAATGCCTGGCCCGGTCATCATTGCCCGGATCGTCATCATGACAGACATTGCAAATCCCGTCGTACGGCGGGTCTTTCCGGGCATAGTCACGGCCGTTGACCTTCCGGGTGAAAACGACGTCACGCCGTTTGGCGGGTATCGGCTTGCCGTATACTCCATCGGTTTCGGTGGCCACCTTGTTCTGGACCATGTAGATGTTGAAATCACCGATGT
Proteins encoded:
- a CDS encoding CxxxxCH/CxxCH domain-containing protein, with translation MDKSRASDGTRGLLLVPNIADPKETFEIIDVVGNVMKVKGDMTYSGNNFLGNTWGVIYGQSIKSFMLDAHGNGFRDIKFFKPQPVIDSYGGYVDYTPSVTTPVGLCQVCHSDTSYWRSDGSIGNGNHNGANAPCMTCHDVYNGFDHGDAGNGDNCADCHNSNQHGTHVGAGGNCANCHDLANMRDGNGDIIDPRTSGRCEACHHDGRGGLPNHNDYKENWTNGSYNLSCDGCHNGRPGMDALVMSNDGHDRLVGEAGIRQYPCYYCHDESVDSSSNLLAKHANGARDVAVDEHWVIVDQDPPAVPTYDQPSQVCSNIYCHTDGTIVDPDMRPYPWSGGPKPCNSCHGHNPVENDCADCHTGTVGWAPEQLWMSAMPMYANTGPGTSRANSHFRHIFTGFSCDDCHVDTVVGSCLDCHDSGVPSGHMDDTNHVNGAYHVDKRKSVKFKGGGTYDSATKTCSSTACHELGTPPVWGGSVDGNVTCANCHTTVGPDEDDFGGFNGNPARINYQEWIINGHGRPAASGNYPGSSNPAADFPANGCWYCHDNKVLHQVEENPFRLRKHDHFNQRFTKECVYCHMSEEPSLPGQLDEIQCMDCHNSTFTLAPQLGAIGVDGTILPDYNNTSRPDHGVAPIINGVQRCDSTDCHVNDARRHQTDSDQIWTTAEKADVQNQYVMMGVCLKCHDDDSGGECQTCHQGAQYTTGFDPQMGGLGFKQPQKAKASSFHFGYKHYLAYEKSVQADPNSPVWKGGKFCWDCHDPHGDRNYIGDFNIYMVQNKVATETDGVYGKPIPAKRRDVVFTRKVNGRDYARKDPPYDGICNVCHDDDPGNDDRARHYNRSSGDTHNASRTCTTCHEHRFTDSHAGEETCNTCHQNKPVPRHTAFGQTRDCTKCHDGVLNGRLNIMKQLTESQSHHIQRADGTITNKDCYTCHWEATELGLINLTYHEGYSYKDHDGTPGAAVDLVIWNKEDTPGSGVDADPARGSRPEVYDLDGTSPDGPGVPTAVTFLASDMNSDDLDPAVKLQKERVQVENLTPHCLGCHSDQNNDTEVFGDCKTPRQYAWDGQSVDARYSQTETATWGKYSGYPNAAAKNLQKAFSAHGKAVSNGGGFDPATGVNGTGVNTRANDQSLDGQGHNVQCYDCHSSHGSFVEGITSSYVSFDGEKHGANLKETQAGYGGYVNNYKATAYPDPTSVNFYNAGAGQCFDCHETQNSGDATSGSNRTPWGYKSTYGAAEPIVGYKDNPRFVGSYPGITESPPLPGRPVAESTVDLSYRQGRVTMGGHMNASHNLAPSDARRTDGFTDTAMNTTVYGSIDGLCTPCHDPHGVSPVLGANQQYAVPLLKGTWLTSPFKEDTTVPDPYGNSVTTHANGDPQSWGKGYTHPSPYQPEDARWNIDRTTFGTERIAEDDSRFAGLCLNCHPRSNKDGSPNLEDGLAKNTEFRSSDRIHESVKGWGANTEHSYPCSKCHQPHSSGLPRLLQTNCLDFKHRGGRLFGGLPWLADLEHPSANGHGEHRGYPIADTLGNLPSYEAAGACHVQAPLNPGVDWKDKQLWNNVTPW